From Natronincola ferrireducens, the proteins below share one genomic window:
- a CDS encoding signal peptidase I has product MIEKKYLPTRKSNSKCLILIGLMIGLYLIDNSSVASRVGSQLFIYYIKPALWMGLTLLVWWFPKTHPKGKLRLRGFVNLWTLNLGIIYIVVSILAGIIDGFGRSPYSHTSIGILMNIITVGSAIVGIEFIRSYLISNLTKEENYLVFVLIALLMTIVTISLNRFFNLKELKDVVKFIAQYFAPEFCKNLLATYLVFLGGPLPAIIYRAIVEGFHWLSPILPNLQWITKALIGILCPLFSLLAIQGIYGKEARKIKREDEEEGLLGWMITSLVSIGMIWFAVGVFPIYPSVVATGSMEPMIYPGDVILVEKITDIKDIHQLKVGDVIQFQRERILISHRIIEIKEDDEGILRYRTQGDNNSAPDTELVGPEDIRGTIKKVVPKVGWPTLLLKQKKDAPMDYIEF; this is encoded by the coding sequence ATGATAGAAAAAAAGTATTTACCAACAAGAAAATCCAATTCAAAATGCCTTATATTAATTGGATTAATGATAGGATTATATCTCATAGACAATTCATCGGTGGCTTCTCGTGTGGGAAGCCAGCTTTTTATTTATTATATCAAGCCAGCCCTATGGATGGGGCTTACCCTCTTGGTGTGGTGGTTTCCTAAGACACATCCTAAAGGCAAGCTAAGACTTAGGGGATTTGTAAACCTATGGACCCTCAATCTAGGTATTATTTATATTGTTGTGTCTATACTGGCAGGAATCATTGATGGCTTTGGAAGAAGCCCCTATAGTCATACATCTATTGGGATTTTAATGAATATTATTACAGTAGGTTCTGCCATAGTAGGGATTGAATTCATAAGAAGCTATTTAATTAGCAACCTAACAAAGGAGGAGAATTATCTAGTTTTTGTTCTTATAGCATTACTTATGACGATTGTTACCATATCCTTGAATAGATTTTTTAATTTAAAAGAGCTTAAAGATGTGGTTAAATTCATAGCCCAATACTTTGCCCCAGAGTTTTGTAAAAACCTCCTAGCCACCTATTTGGTATTCTTAGGAGGACCTTTGCCAGCAATTATTTATAGGGCTATAGTTGAAGGGTTTCATTGGCTTTCACCTATCCTTCCAAATCTCCAATGGATTACAAAAGCCCTTATAGGCATCCTTTGTCCACTATTTTCTTTATTAGCAATACAAGGTATCTATGGTAAGGAGGCTAGAAAAATCAAAAGGGAAGATGAAGAAGAAGGTTTATTGGGCTGGATGATTACCAGTTTAGTCTCCATTGGTATGATATGGTTTGCAGTAGGGGTATTCCCCATTTATCCATCTGTAGTAGCTACGGGAAGCATGGAGCCCATGATCTATCCTGGAGATGTTATTCTAGTGGAGAAAATAACTGATATAAAGGATATTCATCAACTGAAAGTAGGAGATGTTATTCAATTTCAACGGGAACGCATATTAATATCTCATCGAATCATAGAGATTAAAGAAGACGATGAAGGAATCCTTCGTTATCGGACTCAGGGAGATAATAATTCGGCACCAGATACAGAATTGGTAGGTCCAGAGGATATTAGAGGTACAATTAAAAAAGTAGTACCAAAAGTGGGTTGGCCAACCCTCCTTTTAAAACAAAAGAAAGATGCACCAATGGATTATATAGAATTTTAA
- a CDS encoding DUF5658 family protein, with product MSTYIDIVQGIIVEGNPLMAAIFEYSFIVGIFIRGIMSLALMIPFIYVKKRSRKHYKFLVTTFLVIYSFGFPIHLH from the coding sequence ATTTCAACCTATATAGACATAGTTCAAGGAATAATCGTTGAAGGAAACCCTCTAATGGCAGCAATTTTTGAGTATTCCTTTATAGTAGGTATATTTATTAGAGGGATAATGTCCTTAGCCTTAATGATTCCATTTATTTACGTTAAAAAAAGAAGTAGGAAGCACTATAAATTTTTAGTGACAACCTTTCTTGTGATTTATAGCTTTGGTTTTCCTATTCACCTTCATTAG
- a CDS encoding DUF5305 family protein translates to MKIVLNKNLRISLILILTIIIGITSFSLYNEMKKLEFKEEQVSLYSYRTNSDINYEVFLKSNILFDKESLEEGEIYFTEFVDYIKADFHYGFYGETSADITGDYKVIAVMEGYAREGEGEKVIWQKNFPILPKKSFEVTDKEMAIKEGISFQLDEYNEFADLVAEATKARTSTRLILYIHINLIADTNYGAVEEKISPAIVIPLGQDQFAIEKQLVGEKEESLEETKQVEIPTDSKKIFLYGTPIGIFLIALIYLIFFTANKPPKSKLEKTVSKIFKSHGSRLVALDEEKAEAYNNYYRVRTIEDLVKIADEIEKPILYQYKSNPQNITQFYIVDEASIYVLDLKYLVEESKETEATVEEIKNN, encoded by the coding sequence ATGAAGATAGTTTTGAATAAGAATCTAAGGATAAGCTTGATATTGATCTTGACAATTATTATAGGTATTACTTCTTTTTCTCTATACAATGAGATGAAGAAGCTGGAGTTTAAAGAAGAACAGGTTTCTTTGTATAGCTATAGAACCAATTCAGATATTAACTATGAGGTTTTTTTAAAGTCCAATATTTTGTTTGATAAGGAGAGCTTAGAAGAAGGTGAGATATATTTTACAGAATTTGTGGATTATATCAAAGCTGACTTTCACTATGGATTTTACGGAGAAACCTCAGCAGATATAACAGGAGATTATAAAGTTATTGCAGTGATGGAGGGCTACGCCAGAGAGGGTGAAGGAGAAAAGGTCATTTGGCAAAAAAACTTTCCTATACTCCCAAAGAAAAGCTTTGAAGTGACAGATAAAGAAATGGCTATCAAAGAGGGAATATCCTTTCAGTTAGATGAATACAATGAATTTGCAGACTTGGTAGCAGAGGCTACAAAAGCACGGACATCCACAAGATTAATTCTCTATATCCATATTAATTTAATAGCTGATACCAATTACGGAGCAGTAGAAGAAAAAATATCTCCAGCAATAGTCATTCCCCTTGGACAAGATCAATTTGCTATAGAAAAACAACTGGTGGGGGAAAAAGAGGAAAGTCTTGAAGAGACGAAACAAGTAGAGATACCTACTGACAGTAAAAAAATATTTTTGTATGGAACCCCTATAGGAATCTTCTTAATTGCACTTATATATCTTATCTTCTTTACGGCTAATAAGCCTCCTAAAAGTAAGCTCGAGAAAACAGTGAGCAAGATATTTAAAAGCCATGGAAGTCGGTTGGTAGCGCTGGATGAAGAAAAGGCAGAGGCCTATAATAATTATTATAGAGTAAGAACCATAGAAGATCTTGTAAAAATTGCTGATGAAATAGAAAAGCCCATCCTTTATCAATACAAATCCAATCCCCAAAATATAACCCAATTTTACATTGTAGATGAAGCCTCTATTTATGTCCTAGACTTAAAGTATTTGGTAGAAGAGTCCAAGGAAACTGAAGCTACAGTAGAAGAAATAAAGAACAATTAA
- a CDS encoding S-layer homology domain-containing protein — translation MKNKKKLLGMTLKFLVLILLVGFFASDIIELTYSVVTQSTPDVTITINNNGTRLQEGSLFGDELWYPGKEKNGIIRIHNQYKSIKVSNLGIDVDLKHINKAYGWDEVYDSFIENMRLTITRGKLTAFDKNILKDKSLGELLAISSNESKNGLMLPVEDQFTIRKNDFVDLKYTLLMDKNSGNELQNLTADISFHINLHQNLINDGSGNDNDRDKKKPVIKEPGEDDEELLLIPNDLTPQGTPHWAHNCIVTLLRHGIISGYPDGSIRPDQPITRAESAVLIAKALKIEEENKIFSGYIDPLPKWARGYIIAVSERDIFAGYPMKRFKANRNISREEMVTVLIKGFEKELLADTELSFSDREDIGDWAIEYVKAGVGHQILSGYPDGSFSPKSPITRAEAFTIICKLLGLHDEHM, via the coding sequence ATGAAAAATAAGAAAAAGCTCTTGGGAATGACCCTAAAGTTTCTTGTCCTCATATTGCTTGTAGGATTCTTTGCTAGTGATATTATAGAACTTACCTATTCAGTTGTTACACAAAGCACTCCTGATGTAACTATTACTATTAATAACAATGGTACTAGGTTACAAGAAGGTAGTTTGTTTGGTGATGAGCTATGGTATCCAGGGAAAGAGAAGAATGGCATTATTCGGATTCATAATCAGTATAAATCTATAAAAGTCAGCAACCTTGGCATCGATGTCGATTTAAAACATATTAACAAAGCATATGGGTGGGATGAGGTGTATGATTCCTTTATTGAGAACATGAGACTAACCATAACCAGGGGTAAGTTAACTGCTTTTGATAAGAATATCCTTAAGGATAAAAGCTTAGGAGAATTATTAGCTATCTCCAGTAATGAAAGTAAAAATGGGTTAATGCTACCAGTTGAAGATCAATTCACAATTAGAAAGAATGATTTTGTGGACTTAAAATATACACTATTAATGGATAAAAATTCAGGTAATGAACTACAAAACTTAACAGCAGATATATCTTTTCACATTAACCTCCACCAAAATCTAATCAATGATGGTAGTGGCAACGATAATGATAGAGATAAGAAAAAACCAGTAATTAAAGAACCGGGAGAAGATGACGAAGAACTCCTTCTTATACCTAATGATTTAACACCTCAAGGCACTCCCCATTGGGCCCACAACTGTATTGTTACTTTACTAAGGCATGGGATCATTAGCGGTTATCCCGATGGAAGCATAAGACCTGATCAACCTATTACACGAGCAGAATCAGCCGTATTAATTGCAAAGGCCTTGAAAATAGAGGAAGAAAATAAAATTTTCTCTGGATATATAGATCCTCTACCTAAATGGGCAAGGGGCTACATCATCGCCGTATCAGAAAGGGATATTTTTGCAGGTTATCCTATGAAACGCTTCAAGGCCAATAGAAATATCTCCCGTGAAGAGATGGTGACGGTGTTGATAAAGGGTTTTGAAAAAGAATTGTTGGCTGATACTGAATTGAGCTTTAGCGATAGGGAAGATATCGGTGACTGGGCAATAGAATATGTAAAAGCAGGAGTGGGGCATCAGATATTAAGTGGCTATCCAGATGGTAGCTTTAGCCCTAAAAGTCCAATCACTCGGGCTGAGGCCTTCACCATAATATGTAAACTGCTAGGGTTACATGATGAACATATGTAA
- a CDS encoding aminotransferase class III-fold pyridoxal phosphate-dependent enzyme, translating to MTQAIMNYGEKIKKDSLAYNLHSWSPQGGLAPKVITKAEGIYFWDADGKRYFDMSSQLVNMNIGHGNKKVVEAIKEQTEKMAFMGPGYAFDVKSEAARKIVEVAPDNMGKVFFTNAGAEANENAIKIARMYTGKYKIFSRYRSYHGATYGAANLTGEKRRFPSEPGIPGFVKFFDPYLYRAPIAFSDEKEATKYYISQLREQILFEGPDKIAAIFLETVTGSNGIIIPPEGYLKGVRELCNEFNIMMVCDEVMAGWGRTGEWFAVNHWDIEPDLITFAKGVTCGYVPLGGVLVSKDIAKFFDDNTLWCGLTYSGHPLGCAAAIATIDVYKEEKLLENSKRMGIILGEILENLKTKHKCVGDVRYIGLFSGIELVKDRTSKEPIVPYGNDPEKIMKKILGMLSSEGFATYNHDNILIVAPPLTISEMELMEAMDIMDKVLDYVDNMIS from the coding sequence ATGACACAAGCCATCATGAATTATGGTGAAAAGATAAAAAAAGATTCTTTAGCCTATAATCTTCATTCATGGAGTCCCCAAGGAGGACTAGCTCCAAAGGTTATTACAAAAGCTGAAGGTATTTACTTTTGGGATGCCGATGGAAAGCGGTATTTTGATATGTCTTCCCAGCTTGTTAATATGAATATTGGTCATGGAAACAAAAAGGTTGTAGAAGCTATTAAAGAGCAGACAGAAAAAATGGCTTTTATGGGCCCTGGTTATGCCTTCGATGTAAAATCAGAGGCTGCAAGGAAAATTGTAGAGGTTGCACCTGACAATATGGGCAAGGTTTTCTTTACTAATGCTGGCGCAGAGGCCAATGAAAATGCTATTAAAATTGCCAGAATGTATACTGGAAAATATAAAATTTTCTCAAGATATCGATCCTATCATGGGGCTACCTACGGTGCCGCTAATCTTACAGGAGAAAAAAGAAGATTCCCCAGCGAACCAGGGATTCCTGGATTCGTGAAGTTCTTTGATCCCTATCTATACCGGGCACCAATTGCCTTTAGTGATGAAAAGGAAGCCACCAAATATTATATAAGTCAGCTTAGGGAACAGATTTTATTTGAAGGTCCTGATAAAATTGCTGCCATCTTCTTAGAAACTGTAACCGGCAGTAATGGTATTATTATTCCACCAGAGGGTTACCTCAAGGGTGTAAGGGAGCTTTGTAATGAGTTCAATATTATGATGGTTTGTGACGAAGTTATGGCGGGCTGGGGAAGAACAGGAGAGTGGTTTGCGGTAAATCATTGGGATATAGAACCGGATCTCATCACTTTTGCTAAAGGGGTTACCTGTGGTTATGTTCCATTAGGTGGTGTACTTGTAAGTAAGGATATCGCTAAATTCTTTGATGATAACACCCTATGGTGCGGCTTAACCTATAGCGGTCATCCTTTGGGCTGTGCTGCTGCTATTGCTACCATCGATGTTTATAAAGAAGAAAAGCTTTTGGAAAACTCTAAGCGAATGGGTATAATTTTAGGAGAAATTCTAGAAAATCTTAAGACTAAGCACAAATGTGTCGGAGATGTCCGTTACATAGGTTTATTCTCTGGCATTGAATTAGTAAAGGATAGGACCTCAAAGGAACCTATCGTACCTTATGGTAATGACCCTGAAAAAATCATGAAAAAAATTCTTGGTATGTTAAGCAGTGAAGGCTTCGCCACCTATAACCATGACAATATTCTAATCGTAGCTCCTCCATTAACGATATCAGAGATGGAGTTAATGGAAGCAATGGATATCATGGATAAGGTTTTAGACTATGTTGACAATATGATTAGTTAA
- a CDS encoding aldehyde dehydrogenase family protein → MSTVATVNAADYVADLIARARKAQEIADGFTQEKVDQLITAIAWNITKDGVAQEIAKMAVEESGMGNYDGKYGKLMTKIKGPLRDMKGQKSVGIIERDTEKGLMKVAKPVGVIAALVPCTNPEATPVAKAMFAIKGRNAIILSPHPRTKKTNAHITSIIRDTLKKYGAPEDLVIAIEEPTMEASNELMKQADLVLATGGGGLVHAAYSSGTPAYGVGQGNAVTVVDETADLKDTANKIMRSKTFDYATSCSTENSCVIQEGVYDKLVTYLQEEGGYLVGAEEKEKLQAAMWVDGHLSPKIIAQSAQTIAKEAGIDLPEEKTFFMVEETGVGAAYPFSGEKLSVVTTLYKYNEFQEAIDKVNAITSYHGRGHSCGIHTFNQARVEEFALKTKTSRIMVRQPQCLANSGAWTNGMPMTLTLGCGTWGGNISSENITWKQLINVTWVSSPIENTMPTDEELFGEVMND, encoded by the coding sequence ATGAGTACAGTTGCAACTGTAAATGCTGCAGACTATGTAGCAGATTTAATTGCAAGAGCAAGAAAAGCCCAAGAAATAGCCGATGGATTTACCCAAGAAAAGGTAGATCAACTGATAACAGCTATTGCTTGGAATATTACTAAAGATGGAGTTGCCCAAGAGATTGCCAAAATGGCGGTAGAAGAATCGGGGATGGGTAACTATGACGGAAAATATGGTAAATTGATGACAAAAATCAAAGGTCCCCTAAGGGACATGAAGGGACAAAAATCTGTAGGGATCATAGAAAGGGATACAGAGAAGGGATTAATGAAAGTAGCAAAACCAGTTGGGGTTATAGCAGCTCTAGTCCCCTGCACCAACCCAGAGGCCACACCGGTAGCCAAGGCTATGTTCGCCATTAAGGGAAGAAACGCCATTATTCTTTCACCCCACCCAAGAACCAAGAAAACCAATGCCCATATTACAAGTATCATAAGGGATACTTTAAAGAAATATGGAGCACCGGAGGATTTGGTTATTGCCATTGAAGAGCCCACCATGGAGGCTAGTAATGAACTTATGAAGCAAGCAGATCTAGTATTGGCAACTGGCGGTGGAGGACTGGTCCATGCAGCCTATAGCTCAGGAACACCCGCCTACGGAGTTGGTCAAGGAAATGCTGTTACAGTGGTGGATGAAACCGCCGACCTAAAGGATACAGCCAATAAAATTATGCGAAGCAAAACCTTTGATTATGCCACCAGCTGTTCAACAGAAAACTCCTGTGTCATTCAAGAAGGTGTTTATGATAAACTAGTGACATACCTGCAAGAAGAAGGTGGTTATTTAGTAGGTGCTGAAGAAAAAGAAAAGCTTCAAGCAGCTATGTGGGTGGATGGTCATTTAAGTCCAAAAATTATTGCTCAATCAGCCCAAACCATAGCAAAGGAAGCAGGAATAGATTTGCCAGAGGAAAAAACCTTCTTTATGGTAGAGGAAACAGGAGTAGGAGCCGCTTATCCCTTCTCAGGAGAAAAGCTTTCTGTGGTGACAACTCTATATAAATACAATGAATTCCAAGAAGCTATAGATAAAGTTAATGCCATAACCTCCTATCATGGACGAGGACATTCCTGCGGCATCCATACCTTTAATCAAGCACGTGTTGAAGAGTTTGCCCTAAAAACCAAAACAAGCCGTATTATGGTAAGACAGCCCCAATGTTTAGCCAACAGTGGAGCTTGGACCAATGGCATGCCAATGACATTGACCTTAGGCTGTGGAACATGGGGTGGTAACATTTCATCAGAAAATATCACATGGAAGCAATTAATTAATGTAACATGGGTATCTTCGCCAATAGAAAATACCATGCCTACCGATGAAGAGTTGTTTGGAGAGGTTATGAATGATTAA